The following are from one region of the Candidatus Deferrimicrobium borealis genome:
- a CDS encoding DUF3015 domain-containing protein produces MGCGLGSLIFKDAQTQSTLIQVIAVTTNGFLGNQTFGITSGTSECAQPGAYVRNDRLNEFVQANLDDLARDISAGKGETLSTVAELMGVPSAERAAFNTNLQAHFHQIFPAPGVEYAHVVDTIVTVSNQG; encoded by the coding sequence GTGGGCTGCGGACTGGGTTCCTTGATCTTCAAGGACGCCCAGACTCAGTCCACCCTCATCCAGGTCATCGCGGTGACCACGAACGGCTTCCTCGGGAACCAGACCTTCGGCATCACCTCCGGGACCTCCGAGTGCGCCCAGCCGGGGGCTTACGTGCGGAACGATCGGCTGAACGAGTTTGTCCAGGCCAACCTGGATGATCTGGCCCGCGACATCTCGGCGGGGAAGGGCGAGACCCTCTCCACCGTCGCCGAACTGATGGGCGTTCCGTCCGCGGAGCGCGCGGCGTTCAACACCAATCTGCAGGCGCACTTCCACCAGATCTTCCCGGCCCCCGGCGTGGAGTACGCGCACGTGGTGGACACGATCGTCACCGTGTCGAACCAGGGGTAG
- a CDS encoding DUF4177 domain-containing protein has product MSVPPTGKAPWRVVELTDVCDRTIEEALNAAAGDGWRFESVHFVTQPGNRRPMMAFLFFTRGVLPQEA; this is encoded by the coding sequence GTGTCCGTTCCGCCGACGGGGAAGGCCCCCTGGCGCGTGGTCGAGTTGACGGACGTCTGCGACCGGACGATCGAGGAGGCGTTGAACGCCGCGGCGGGAGACGGGTGGCGGTTCGAGTCGGTCCACTTCGTCACGCAGCCCGGGAACCGGCGCCCCATGATGGCGTTCCTGTTTTTCACCCGCGGCGTTCTCCCGCAGGAGGCCTGA
- a CDS encoding RDD family protein produces the protein MSLHWEEQREFFRDARRARYLARLVGKAADLIVAMSLWHIPGAAGVFAALFYILMCDGFPGGRSLGKWITGLKVVRIDRDGMDFTASLMRNLPVAAPFLLYLFPVIGPFLAYTVGIAILLIETYLGFYDPDGQRAGDTFAETLVVEYRQGSDGVPLSDRRA, from the coding sequence GTGTCGCTTCACTGGGAAGAGCAGCGCGAGTTCTTCCGGGACGCCCGGCGGGCGCGGTACCTGGCGCGGCTGGTCGGGAAAGCGGCCGACCTGATCGTCGCGATGTCCCTCTGGCACATCCCCGGCGCCGCGGGGGTGTTCGCCGCCCTCTTCTACATCCTGATGTGCGACGGCTTCCCCGGCGGGCGCAGCCTGGGGAAGTGGATCACCGGCCTCAAGGTGGTGCGGATCGACCGGGACGGGATGGATTTCACGGCGTCGCTGATGCGCAATCTCCCCGTCGCCGCGCCCTTCCTCCTCTACCTCTTCCCCGTGATCGGCCCGTTCCTCGCCTACACCGTCGGGATCGCGATCCTGCTGATCGAGACGTACCTCGGGTTCTACGACCCCGACGGGCAACGGGCGGGCGACACCTTCGCCGAGACGCTCGTCGTGGAGTACCGGCAGGGGTCCGATGGCGTCCCTCTATCTGATCGACGGGCATAA
- a CDS encoding alpha/beta hydrolase produces the protein MDLSIGLLRFRALVQRLRRFQTSAPALAGALLLSLALGGCAPMFFHPARELAPPPELSGGSLEEVFFPSTDGVRLHGWILRPPGPPKGTLLFFHGNAENMSTHVGAVQWLVKEGYLVFAFDYRGYGTSDGTPDIPGVNRDGVAALDLAFRIRGTEGGGIVVFGQSLGGAIAAYAVANSPRRGEVKALIIDSSFAGYRRIVRDKLIAWIVTLPLAWPASWTVEDGYSPERWIGSVAPVPVVVIHGTKDPVVPFSHGERLYRLAGEPKGFWKVEGGGHATALLLPDVRAQLLGFLDSVLPSSARNPPFPH, from the coding sequence ATGGACCTCTCTATCGGTCTCCTCCGTTTCCGGGCCCTAGTACAGCGTCTCCGCCGTTTCCAGACCTCTGCCCCTGCCCTCGCCGGCGCACTGCTGCTCTCCCTCGCCCTGGGAGGGTGCGCCCCCATGTTCTTCCATCCCGCCCGGGAGCTCGCGCCGCCGCCGGAACTCTCGGGGGGATCGCTGGAAGAGGTCTTCTTCCCCTCGACGGACGGCGTTCGGCTCCACGGTTGGATCCTTCGCCCACCGGGTCCGCCAAAAGGGACGCTTCTCTTCTTCCACGGGAACGCGGAGAACATGAGCACCCACGTGGGGGCGGTCCAGTGGCTCGTCAAGGAAGGGTACCTGGTATTCGCCTTCGACTATCGTGGGTACGGAACGTCCGATGGGACGCCGGATATCCCCGGGGTGAACCGGGACGGCGTTGCCGCCCTGGATCTGGCGTTTCGCATCCGGGGAACGGAGGGTGGCGGTATCGTCGTGTTCGGGCAGTCCCTCGGCGGTGCGATCGCCGCATACGCCGTCGCCAACTCGCCGCGCAGGGGGGAGGTCAAGGCGCTCATCATCGACAGCTCCTTCGCCGGGTACAGAAGGATCGTCCGGGACAAGCTTATCGCCTGGATCGTCACCTTGCCGCTGGCGTGGCCCGCGAGCTGGACGGTCGAGGACGGATACAGCCCGGAGCGATGGATCGGCTCCGTCGCCCCCGTCCCCGTCGTGGTGATCCACGGGACGAAGGACCCGGTCGTCCCCTTCTCCCACGGCGAACGGCTGTACCGGCTCGCCGGAGAACCGAAGGGGTTCTGGAAGGTGGAGGGGGGCGGGCACGCGACCGCCCTGCTCCTGCCGGACGTGCGGGCCCAATTGCTAGGATTTCTCGATTCCGTCCTTCCGTCCTCCGCCAGAAATCCGCCGTTTCCCCATTGA
- a CDS encoding ubiquinone/menaquinone biosynthesis methyltransferase — MNGRFRLKAREWIDVPERKRAYNERHFAEAASRYDLATRVMSLGRDAAWKQALVAALPDLPSPVCVDLACGTGDVAFLLAGRYPGGVVTGLDLSAPMLAIARERNRFTNVRFERGDLCDLPFPDGSIDVVTGSYALRNAPDLRKAVAEVHRVLSPGGVAAFLDFSNPERSPLRHLQYLLLRGWCGLWGLLLHGTPEIHGYVAESLREFPDRNRLRGIFRENRFEVVTERRYFLGITGWVVLRSAGQK; from the coding sequence GTGAACGGGCGGTTCCGCCTCAAGGCGCGGGAATGGATCGACGTCCCCGAGCGGAAGCGGGCCTACAACGAACGCCACTTCGCCGAGGCGGCGTCGCGGTACGACCTGGCGACGCGAGTGATGTCGCTCGGGCGGGACGCGGCGTGGAAGCAGGCGCTCGTCGCGGCCTTGCCGGACCTCCCGTCCCCCGTCTGCGTGGACCTCGCGTGCGGCACCGGCGACGTAGCCTTTCTTCTCGCGGGACGCTACCCCGGAGGGGTCGTCACAGGGCTGGACCTCTCCGCGCCGATGCTGGCGATCGCGCGGGAGCGCAACCGGTTCACGAACGTCCGCTTCGAGCGGGGCGACCTGTGCGACCTCCCGTTTCCCGACGGTTCCATCGATGTCGTGACCGGGAGCTACGCCCTTCGCAACGCGCCCGACCTTCGGAAAGCCGTCGCCGAGGTCCACCGGGTCCTTTCCCCCGGCGGCGTGGCGGCGTTCCTCGACTTTTCGAATCCGGAGCGTTCCCCCCTCCGGCATCTGCAGTACCTTCTTCTGCGGGGCTGGTGCGGCCTCTGGGGACTCCTCCTCCACGGTACGCCGGAGATCCACGGGTATGTCGCCGAGAGCCTGCGGGAGTTCCCGGACCGGAACCGGTTGCGGGGAATCTTCCGGGAGAACCGGTTCGAGGTGGTGACGGAACGACGGTATTTTCTCGGGATCACGGGATGGGTTGTCCTGCGGTCGGCCGGTCAGAAGTAG
- the hemC gene encoding hydroxymethylbilane synthase produces the protein MAGSDILRLGSRGSTLALWQAEHVRAEVERRTGRTVEITKIKTTGDVILDVPLSKVGGKGLFVKEIEEALLSNRIDLAVHSMKDVPTDLPAGLEISCITRREDPRDAFLSVKHARFEDLPVGARVGTSSLRRQTQLLSLRPDLSIGQLRGNLDSRIRKMEEGQYDAIILAAAGLLRLGWDGKIRQYIPVDVSIPAIGQGALGIEIRRDDARTREAVAFLDDRETSLAVRAERGFLKRLEGGCQVPIAAHGTVIGDTVALSGLIGKPDGSRILRGSRRGPISDPEAVGVALAGELLSQGGREILDEVYRQSGS, from the coding sequence TTGGCAGGCAGTGACATCCTCCGGCTCGGCAGCCGGGGGAGCACCCTCGCTCTCTGGCAGGCGGAGCACGTCCGGGCGGAGGTCGAGCGGCGCACCGGGCGAACGGTGGAGATCACGAAGATCAAGACGACCGGCGACGTGATCCTCGACGTCCCGCTGTCGAAGGTGGGAGGGAAGGGGCTCTTCGTCAAGGAGATCGAGGAGGCGCTGCTGTCGAACCGGATCGACCTCGCCGTCCACTCGATGAAGGACGTCCCCACCGATCTTCCCGCCGGGCTCGAGATCTCCTGCATCACGCGGAGGGAGGACCCGCGCGACGCCTTCCTTTCCGTGAAGCACGCGCGGTTCGAGGACCTTCCGGTCGGCGCCCGCGTGGGGACGAGCTCCCTGCGCCGGCAGACCCAGCTGCTGAGCCTGCGCCCCGACCTTTCGATCGGGCAGCTGCGGGGGAACCTCGACTCGCGCATCCGGAAGATGGAGGAGGGGCAGTACGACGCGATCATCCTCGCCGCCGCGGGGCTTCTCCGGCTCGGGTGGGACGGCAAGATCCGCCAATATATCCCCGTCGACGTATCCATCCCGGCGATCGGGCAGGGGGCGCTCGGGATCGAGATCCGGAGGGACGACGCGAGAACCCGCGAGGCCGTGGCGTTCCTGGACGACCGGGAGACGTCCCTGGCGGTCCGGGCGGAGCGCGGATTCCTGAAGCGGCTGGAAGGCGGGTGCCAGGTCCCCATCGCGGCGCACGGAACGGTGATCGGGGATACGGTCGCCCTCTCGGGGCTGATCGGGAAGCCCGACGGCTCGCGGATCCTGCGGGGGAGCCGGAGAGGCCCGATCTCCGATCCCGAGGCGGTCGGGGTCGCGCTGGCCGGGGAGCTCCTGTCGCAAGGCGGCAGGGAGATCCTCGACGAGGTGTACCGGCAGTCCGGTTCGTGA
- the ccsB gene encoding c-type cytochrome biogenesis protein CcsB — protein sequence MHTIPLKVTALFYLVGALAYLHFIFTLNERSAKVGRMLLLVGVILHGAGFVARYFAAGYTPITSLFESLSFSAFAIVCVFLAFELRYHLRVLGAFVAPLAFGFSVSAAFLPGEVRALAPALNSNWLPVHVILLFFGNAVFAVAFGAAVMYLLMERELKRKKLGAIFKRLPSLDVLDDINYRCLTIGFPLLTLGIITGSIWASFAWGSYWSWDPKEVWSLITWLLYAALLHGRMTVGWRGRKAAILSIVGFCAILFTFLGVNLLLPGLHTYTNLSG from the coding sequence ATGCACACCATCCCGCTCAAGGTCACGGCCCTCTTCTACCTCGTCGGGGCGCTGGCGTACCTCCACTTCATCTTCACGCTGAACGAACGGAGCGCGAAGGTCGGCCGGATGCTGCTGCTCGTGGGCGTCATCCTCCACGGGGCGGGGTTCGTCGCGCGCTACTTCGCCGCCGGGTACACCCCGATCACGAGCCTCTTCGAGTCGCTCTCGTTCTCCGCCTTCGCGATCGTCTGCGTCTTTCTCGCCTTCGAGCTCCGGTACCACCTCCGGGTGCTCGGCGCGTTCGTGGCGCCGCTGGCCTTCGGGTTCAGCGTCTCCGCGGCCTTCCTGCCCGGCGAGGTCCGGGCGCTGGCCCCCGCGCTCAACTCGAACTGGCTTCCCGTCCACGTGATCCTCCTTTTCTTCGGCAACGCCGTCTTCGCCGTGGCGTTCGGCGCGGCGGTCATGTACCTGCTGATGGAGAGGGAGCTGAAGCGCAAGAAGCTGGGAGCGATCTTCAAGCGGCTCCCGTCGCTCGACGTGCTCGACGACATCAACTACCGCTGCCTGACGATCGGGTTCCCGCTGCTCACGTTGGGGATCATCACGGGGTCGATCTGGGCTTCGTTCGCCTGGGGCTCCTACTGGAGCTGGGACCCGAAGGAGGTCTGGTCCCTCATCACGTGGCTGCTCTACGCCGCGTTGCTCCACGGACGGATGACCGTCGGCTGGCGAGGGCGCAAGGCGGCGATCCTCTCCATCGTCGGGTTCTGCGCGATCCTGTTCACCTTCCTCGGCGTGAACCTTCTCCTGCCGGGTCTGCACACCTACACGAACCTTTCCGGCTGA
- a CDS encoding DUF4105 domain-containing protein codes for MALASGRPANGRGARRHGARPFYFFPLLPLLLLFLLPSPAWPGTDGYLAELKGTAEQRRLQDDGYWDILLFYKPAGGGRKSLVDDPKFFLSPVGKRDPGAELSATLDAMFDDSLSPPARCRFPARYEWLKETLRIDPSRLPAPECPELDNTLRTINPKSASLIFASGHMNAPASMFGHTFLRLDSAYESPLLSYAVNYAATINPKDSGIAYAFKGILGGYPGYYSILPYYVKVREYAAMDQRDLWEYRTNLTETEVRRMTLHILEMRGIFADYYFLDENCSYDLLFLLEAARPSVALTDRHKGFFVTPIETLHSVLAEGLIDNVVFRPSAARTIRHKAEEAGEAEVALAKSLAAGDVAPSDVVEGPLPATGKIRVLDLASDFTNYLFLKKEIPKDLYQGRYLGILAARSTVAGPPPEPRPLPVPAPPESGHLVSRASLAGGARDGRPFLEIAYRPAYHSLEDPVEGFNDGSQIVFAEAAVRWYPRDDKIRLQRLDLIDIVSLAPRDAFFRPVSWKLQTGFATRDFPGDVESLVYALNPGGGFAWKVSPLGIVFLLAETDLAVSGRYDHSFAFGMGGSAGIARQLSDRWGLLGQARYIYGVLGDREQGRRFTASLKVPFRLSRNRSLVLDGEREEAPSVHVGTIRLTWNAYF; via the coding sequence GTGGCGCTGGCGTCTGGGCGTCCGGCAAACGGGAGGGGCGCGCGCCGCCACGGTGCGCGCCCCTTCTACTTTTTTCCCCTCCTTCCCCTTCTCCTCCTTTTCCTGCTCCCCTCCCCGGCGTGGCCGGGAACCGACGGTTACCTCGCGGAACTGAAGGGAACCGCGGAGCAGCGCCGCCTCCAGGACGACGGGTACTGGGACATCCTCCTTTTCTACAAGCCGGCGGGGGGGGGGCGGAAAAGCCTCGTCGACGACCCGAAATTCTTCCTGTCCCCCGTCGGAAAGCGGGATCCCGGCGCAGAGCTTTCCGCGACCCTCGACGCCATGTTCGACGACTCCCTTTCGCCCCCCGCCCGTTGCCGCTTTCCCGCGCGGTACGAATGGCTGAAGGAGACGCTGCGGATCGACCCCTCGCGGCTCCCCGCGCCGGAATGCCCCGAGCTCGACAACACCCTGCGAACGATCAACCCGAAGTCGGCCTCCCTGATCTTCGCCTCCGGGCACATGAACGCCCCGGCGTCGATGTTCGGCCACACGTTCCTGCGTCTGGACAGCGCCTACGAGAGCCCCCTTCTGTCCTACGCGGTGAATTACGCAGCGACGATCAACCCGAAGGACAGCGGGATCGCCTACGCCTTCAAGGGGATCCTCGGGGGCTACCCGGGGTATTACTCCATCCTTCCCTACTACGTGAAGGTCCGGGAGTACGCGGCCATGGACCAGCGGGACCTGTGGGAGTACCGGACGAACCTCACGGAGACCGAGGTCCGGCGGATGACCCTGCACATTCTGGAAATGCGGGGCATCTTCGCGGACTACTACTTCCTCGACGAGAATTGCTCGTACGACCTCCTCTTTCTCCTCGAAGCGGCGCGCCCTTCCGTCGCGCTCACCGACCGGCACAAGGGATTCTTCGTCACGCCGATCGAAACGTTGCACAGCGTGCTGGCGGAAGGGCTGATCGACAACGTCGTGTTCCGGCCGTCGGCCGCACGAACGATCCGGCACAAGGCCGAGGAGGCGGGAGAGGCGGAGGTCGCCCTGGCGAAGTCACTCGCGGCGGGCGATGTCGCCCCATCGGACGTGGTGGAAGGGCCGCTGCCGGCCACCGGCAAGATCCGGGTCCTCGACCTCGCGTCCGATTTCACCAACTATCTATTCCTCAAAAAGGAAATCCCGAAGGATCTCTATCAAGGACGTTATCTGGGGATCCTCGCGGCCCGGAGCACGGTGGCGGGCCCGCCGCCCGAACCCCGGCCGCTTCCCGTGCCCGCTCCCCCTGAGTCCGGGCACCTCGTGTCGCGGGCGTCCCTCGCGGGAGGAGCACGCGACGGCCGCCCGTTTCTCGAGATCGCCTACCGTCCCGCCTACCATTCCCTGGAAGACCCCGTGGAGGGGTTCAACGACGGTTCCCAGATCGTCTTCGCGGAGGCGGCGGTCCGCTGGTACCCGCGGGACGACAAGATCCGCCTGCAGCGGCTGGATCTCATCGACATCGTCTCTCTCGCCCCCCGGGACGCCTTTTTCCGCCCCGTCTCCTGGAAGCTGCAGACGGGGTTCGCGACCCGGGATTTCCCCGGCGACGTCGAGTCGCTCGTGTACGCGCTGAACCCCGGGGGCGGGTTCGCGTGGAAGGTGTCTCCCCTCGGCATCGTCTTCCTCCTCGCGGAAACGGACCTGGCGGTTTCCGGCAGGTACGACCATTCGTTCGCGTTCGGGATGGGGGGCTCCGCGGGGATCGCCCGCCAGCTTTCCGACAGGTGGGGCCTCCTCGGCCAGGCCAGGTACATCTACGGCGTGCTCGGCGACCGGGAGCAGGGGCGGCGATTCACGGCGTCGTTGAAGGTGCCGTTCCGCCTCTCCCGGAACCGGTCCCTCGTCCTGGACGGGGAACGCGAGGAGGCCCCGTCGGTTCATGTGGGCACGATCCGGCTCACGTGGAACGCCTACTTCTGA
- the hemA gene encoding glutamyl-tRNA reductase, translating into MSEIVIVGLNHRTAPVEVRERLAFPADTVGHALRGLRERDGISEGVILSTCNRVEVCVLSDVGYKGVEHVKEFLAGFHGVPVGELSDHLYHYLGEEAVRHLFRVSSSLDSMVLGEPQILGQVKDAYGYACEFKAIGPVLDKFFTKSFSVAKRVRTETRVANSAVSVSYAAVELAKKILGDLTDKVVMLIGAGEMCELAARHLLSAGAKGILVTNRTFERAVHLAEEFDGTAVRFEELGTHLKRADIILSSTGAPHFILMRKDVEAVIRIRRNRPMFFIDMAVPRDIDPDANEIDNVYVYDIDDLNNVIETNLEERQREAELAEEIVVAEVAGFRRWLDSQQVTPTIVSLRRKFDEVRQAEVAKALSALGEADPKTRKVVESLAASILNKVLHSPIASMKRETDGRSPMEMVTAVREIFDLPEEEEEGAPEAAERPPEQGGTVGRQ; encoded by the coding sequence ATGAGCGAGATCGTCATCGTCGGCCTGAACCACCGGACCGCGCCGGTGGAGGTCCGGGAGCGCCTGGCGTTCCCGGCGGACACGGTGGGGCACGCCCTCCGGGGGCTGCGGGAGCGGGACGGCATCTCGGAAGGGGTGATCCTCTCCACCTGCAACCGCGTCGAGGTCTGCGTCCTTTCGGACGTGGGATACAAGGGTGTGGAGCACGTGAAGGAGTTCCTCGCCGGGTTCCACGGCGTCCCGGTCGGCGAGCTGTCGGACCATCTCTACCATTACCTCGGGGAAGAGGCGGTGCGGCACCTGTTCCGCGTCTCCAGCAGCCTCGACTCGATGGTGCTCGGGGAGCCGCAGATCCTCGGGCAGGTGAAGGACGCCTACGGGTACGCCTGCGAGTTCAAGGCGATCGGGCCGGTCCTCGACAAGTTCTTCACGAAGTCGTTCTCGGTCGCGAAGCGGGTCCGCACGGAAACGCGGGTCGCGAACAGCGCCGTCTCGGTGTCGTACGCGGCCGTGGAGCTCGCGAAGAAGATCCTGGGGGACCTCACGGACAAGGTGGTGATGCTGATCGGGGCGGGGGAGATGTGCGAGCTGGCGGCGCGGCACCTGCTCTCCGCCGGCGCCAAGGGGATCCTCGTCACGAACCGGACCTTCGAGCGCGCCGTTCACCTCGCCGAGGAGTTCGACGGTACCGCCGTGCGCTTCGAGGAGCTGGGCACCCACCTGAAGCGCGCGGACATCATCCTCTCCTCGACCGGCGCCCCGCACTTCATCCTGATGCGGAAAGACGTGGAGGCGGTCATCCGGATCCGCAGGAACCGGCCGATGTTCTTCATCGACATGGCGGTGCCGCGCGACATCGACCCGGACGCAAACGAGATCGACAACGTCTACGTCTACGACATCGACGACCTGAACAACGTGATCGAGACGAACCTCGAGGAGCGGCAGCGCGAGGCGGAGCTGGCCGAGGAGATCGTCGTCGCCGAGGTGGCGGGTTTCCGCCGCTGGCTCGATTCGCAGCAGGTCACCCCGACGATCGTCTCCCTGCGTCGGAAGTTCGACGAGGTGCGGCAGGCGGAGGTGGCCAAGGCGCTCTCCGCGCTGGGGGAGGCCGACCCGAAGACGCGGAAGGTGGTCGAGTCGCTCGCCGCATCGATCCTCAACAAGGTGCTGCACTCCCCGATCGCGTCGATGAAGCGGGAGACCGACGGCCGCAGCCCGATGGAGATGGTGACGGCGGTGCGGGAGATCTTCGACCTCCCGGAAGAGGAAGAGGAAGGGGCGCCGGAGGCGGCGGAGCGCCCCCCCGAACAAGGAGGAACCGTTGGCAGGCAGTGA
- a CDS encoding uroporphyrinogen-III synthase, translating into MTLAGKRILVTRSAEQAGELAALIRRAGGVPVLFPTIRLTHPEDCGPLDREIGRLSSFDWILFASANAARFFCERASRLGVASWPGTLRVASVGPGTTKELAAKSVPVHRTAGKHTAGGLFESLLPTGIRGKRFLLPRAEEGREILPDAIAREGGEVVSVVAYRNGLAEKDEAVAGEIVSRPPDVCTFASPSAFRNLFLLLGDGEARSLLSRTRIAVIGEVTARAVERRDFRVDIVPETYTLKAMVDAIKAFFAADRSADPG; encoded by the coding sequence ATGACGCTCGCGGGGAAACGGATCCTCGTCACGCGCAGCGCGGAGCAGGCCGGCGAACTGGCCGCACTGATCCGGCGCGCGGGCGGCGTCCCGGTCCTCTTCCCCACGATCCGGCTGACGCATCCCGAGGATTGCGGCCCCCTCGACCGGGAGATCGGGCGCCTCTCCTCCTTCGACTGGATCCTCTTCGCGAGCGCCAACGCGGCCCGGTTCTTCTGCGAGCGCGCGTCCCGGCTCGGGGTCGCCTCCTGGCCGGGGACCCTTCGCGTCGCCAGCGTGGGTCCGGGGACGACGAAGGAACTCGCCGCGAAGTCCGTCCCGGTGCACCGGACGGCGGGAAAGCACACCGCCGGGGGACTCTTCGAGTCGCTCCTTCCCACGGGGATCCGGGGGAAGCGGTTCCTCCTCCCGCGCGCCGAGGAGGGGCGGGAGATCCTTCCCGACGCGATCGCGCGGGAGGGAGGGGAGGTGGTGAGCGTCGTCGCGTACCGGAACGGGCTCGCGGAAAAGGACGAGGCGGTGGCCGGCGAGATCGTGTCCCGCCCGCCCGACGTCTGCACCTTCGCGTCCCCCTCGGCGTTCCGGAACCTCTTCCTTCTCCTTGGGGACGGGGAGGCGAGGAGCCTGCTCTCCCGGACGCGCATCGCGGTGATCGGCGAGGTGACCGCGCGGGCCGTGGAGCGGAGGGATTTCCGGGTGGACATCGTCCCCGAAACGTATACGCTGAAGGCGATGGTGGACGCCATCAAGGCGTTCTTCGCCGCCGACCGATCGGCCGACCCGGGGTAA
- the hemB gene encoding porphobilinogen synthase, producing the protein MRYPEYRPRRLRRNETLRRMVRETKLSVDDLVYPLFAAAGKGIRTEVSSMPGVFQLSVENLAKEAREVAALGIPAVLLFGLPAKKDPLGKDAYSDKGIVQTAVRAIKDAVPGLVVVTDVCFCEYTDHGHCGILNGAEVDNDATLEILAKSAVSHAKAGADIVAPSDMMDGRVGAIRKALDHGGFSQIPIMSYAAKYAGGFYGPFRDAAGSVPAFGDRRSYQMDPPNAREALREVALDVAEGADIVMVKPALAYLDIIYRVRQAFNLPVAAYNVSGEYAMVKAAAKLGWIDGDRVTMEILVSIKRAGADLIITYAAKEAARALAG; encoded by the coding sequence ATGCGATACCCCGAATACCGGCCCCGCCGCCTGCGGCGGAACGAGACGCTGCGCCGGATGGTCCGCGAGACGAAGCTCTCCGTGGACGACCTGGTCTACCCGCTCTTCGCCGCCGCCGGGAAGGGGATCCGCACGGAAGTCTCCTCGATGCCGGGGGTCTTCCAGCTCTCCGTCGAGAACCTCGCGAAGGAGGCGCGGGAAGTCGCCGCGCTCGGCATCCCCGCGGTCCTGCTGTTCGGCCTCCCGGCGAAGAAGGACCCCCTCGGAAAGGACGCCTATTCGGACAAGGGGATCGTCCAGACCGCCGTGCGGGCGATCAAGGACGCGGTCCCCGGCCTCGTGGTCGTCACCGACGTCTGCTTCTGCGAGTACACCGACCACGGCCACTGCGGGATCCTGAACGGGGCCGAGGTCGACAACGACGCGACGCTCGAGATCCTGGCGAAGAGCGCCGTTTCGCACGCGAAGGCGGGGGCGGACATCGTCGCACCCTCCGACATGATGGACGGGCGCGTCGGCGCGATCCGGAAGGCGCTGGATCACGGCGGATTTTCGCAGATCCCCATCATGTCGTACGCGGCGAAGTACGCCGGCGGATTCTACGGCCCGTTCCGGGACGCCGCGGGGAGCGTCCCCGCCTTCGGGGACCGGCGCTCCTACCAGATGGACCCGCCGAACGCGCGGGAAGCGCTGCGGGAAGTCGCCCTCGACGTGGCGGAGGGAGCCGACATCGTCATGGTCAAGCCCGCCCTGGCGTACCTCGACATCATCTATCGCGTCCGCCAGGCCTTCAACCTGCCGGTCGCGGCGTACAACGTGAGCGGGGAGTACGCGATGGTGAAGGCGGCGGCGAAGCTCGGGTGGATCGACGGGGACCGCGTCACGATGGAGATCCTCGTTTCGATCAAGCGGGCCGGCGCCGACCTCATCATCACCTACGCCGCGAAGGAAGCGGCCCGCGCCCTCGCGGGCTGA